A stretch of Fusarium poae strain DAOMC 252244 chromosome 2, whole genome shotgun sequence DNA encodes these proteins:
- a CDS encoding hypothetical protein (TransMembrane:1 (i201-220o)), whose protein sequence is MPAPYSDNLYSADSDDEPDVLSPTDGYFHASSESSSSRSPHVPNVLVEDPTQLSQDAKAQEAERERRLLNAGGSSEGQGHGGSTASLHESQESPAENPIAATPQPQPQPYSQRISTFAHSVDAPPAYSPSPTSPNTLSNYQTFTSTATMARPEETQSLVVHSHAPESMSDPSPNSTQPPSRWENFKDFIAKLNVRRKLKTFLASLLIFSVVFMIFSSFTMQSSHGPHKSHLKDEFAWRPSKTCPNKAHRYGKVFKELDIQLSRNLSIIQTVKDTRGHEGWTTHISGEVVLRPTDKSSPAKIEAEVISNTDGLGIDMYVDNATQLVELVVPRKIDWNATESTPCIQVRATLWVPRGSVINTLTINTSQFNVIIDQGLVLGALDGVNIRSASGDINAPTIDVTSTDKAADPYTLSSREIHIHTSSGDVRGWYPLYDLLDIGTASGDITTGVAPKPVNPQAVRSATLKVRTASGTIKIDEPIAGARKAPRPDREFPPRDYRVDIITASGDVTADVAASSSASFKSQSGDLKLNIWPVLDSSLQMAIGQDSPYLETDTKSGDTEVNLLEPLWTSLATIGTTIPPLEPYDPKSGREPYIVLAEDVKTETKASKSSLGALQSKHKSISGTVKLVYPQSWEGILYAQSNSGSQDFKGRDLKITHEGGTFINIIRGRKGTKGYSSLEVNTVSGDQFVVIGEKY, encoded by the exons atgcCTGCTCCTTATTCTGACAACCTCTATTCCGCCGACTCTGACGACGAACCTGATGTCCTTTCGCCAACTGACGGTTACTTCCACGCGTCGTCTGAGTCGTCGTCATCTCGCTCTCCTCACGTCCCAAACGTGCTTGTTGAGGATCCCACGCAGTTGAGTCAAGATGCCAAAGCTCAAGAAGCTGAAAGGGAGAGGAGGTTATTAAATGCCGGAGGCTCTTCTGAGGGACAAGGACACGGTGGAAGCACTGCCTCGTTACACGAAAGTCAGGAAAGCCCTGCTGAGAATCCAATCGCTGCAACTCCTCAGCCCCAGCCTCAACCTTATTCACAAAGAATCTCGACGTTTGCTCATTCTGTTGATGCACCACCTGCTTATTCACCTTCACCTACATCACCAAACACACTCAGCAACTACCAAACATTCACTTCTACAGCGACAATGGCTCGACCTGAAGAGACCCAGTCTCTTGTTGTTCACTCTCATGCGCCAGAGTCTATGAGCGACCCGTCAcccaactcaactcaaccaCCCTCACGCTGGGAGAACTTTAAAGATTTCATCGCAAAACTTAACGTCCGAAGGAAGCTCAAGACATTCCTTGCTTCGTTGCTGATCTTTTCTGTTGTCTTTATGATCTTCAGCAGCTTCACCATGCAGTCTAGCCACGGT CCACATAAATCCCATCTTAAGGACGAGTTCGCCTGGCGTCCTTCCAAGACATGTCCCAACAAGGCTCATCGTTATGGAAAGGTCTTCAAAGAGCTAGATATCCAGCTATCACGCAATCTTAGCATTATCCAAACCGTCAAGGATACCAGAGGCCATGAAGGATGGACCACCCACATCTCGGGCGAAGTCGTTCTTCGTCCTACAGATAAATCATCGCCTGCTAAGATAGAGGCCGAAGTCATCTCCAACACCGACGGTCTCGGAATCGATATGTATGTTGACAATGCGACGCAACTTGTCGAGCTGGTGGTGCCACGAAAGATTGACTGGAACGCAACTGAATCGACTCCTTGTATCCAAGTCCGAGCTACCCTCTGGGTACCTCGTGGGTCGGTCATCAACACTCTGACTATCAATACCTCGCAGTTCAATGTAATTATCGACCAAGGTCTCGTTCTTGGAGCTTTAGACGGTGTCAATATCCGAAGTGCCAGTGGTGACATCAACGCCCCTACTATCGATGTGACCAGCACTGACAAGGCTGCCGACCCATACACTCTTTCTTCTCGCGAGATCCACATTCATACATCCAGCGGCGACGTGAGAGGATGGTATCCTTTGTACGATCTTCTTGATATCGGAACCGCCTCTGGTGACATTACCACCGGCGTCGCTCCCAAGCCCGTTAACCCGCAGGCCGTTCGATCTGCCACGCTCAAAGTGCGAACCGCCTCTGGAACTATCAAGATTGACGAGCCTATCGCGGGTGCTCGAAAGGCCCCTCGCCCGGATCGCGAGTTTCCACCGCGCGACTACAGAGTCGACATTATCACTGCATCAGGAGACGTCACGGCCGATGTAGCTGCGAGTTCGTCCGCATCTTTCAAATCACAATCTGGTGATCTGAAGCTTAACATCTGGCCTGTGCTGGATTCAAGTTTACAAATGGCTATCGGTCAAGACAGCCCGTATCTCGAGACTGATACAAAGAGCGGAGATACCGAAGTCAACCTTCTCGAGCCTTTGTGGACAAGCCTTGCCACCATCGGTACTACCATCCCTCCATTGGAGCCCTATGACCCAAAGAGCGGCCGTGAGCCATACATCGTTCTAGCAGAAGATGTCAAGACTGAAACCAAAGCCAGCAAGTCCTCCCTTGGAGCCCTACAGTCAAAGCACAAGTCGATCAGCGGAACTGTCAAGCTCGTATATCCTCAATCTTGGGAGGGCATTCTGTATGCGCAGTCCAACTCGGGCTCGCAAGACTTTAAGGGCAGGGATTTGAAGATTACACACGAGGGAGGAACGTTTATAAATATCATTAGGGGACGCAAGGGTACCAAAGGATACTCTTCTCTTGAGGTTAATACCGTGTCTGGAGACCAGTTTGTCGTAATCGGAGAGAAATATTGA
- a CDS encoding hypothetical protein (BUSCO:16330at5125) produces the protein MTTASRVFHHAPRPISSSEFKDAVDAVCRPRFPTARFARPQRIMLAISGGVDSMALAFLMSKFVRTYRGSKIADNPVQGATAVVIDHKLRDGSDLEALNVVKELRKLDMKANVAPLAWKDEKSAGLDPRTLPNVEGLARTYRYRTLGRICAYFGTNSLFFAHHRDDQYETVLMRLLGGHGYRGLQGIREANSIPECYDLHGVYKSGLLDDQLKANPALSFRPPSREMKRLKRAFRRELALETSSLTADFPGLVDSYPRPPETEETSDDVPYLKPLEVEDGGVMIYRPLLEFDKDRLIATCEANGISWVEDQTNKDPTLTTRNAIRHLVRNHELPKALQKPAILSLAKRCKQRTKLEEDEAKRYLVREAVVRDFDPNAGTLLVQFPTRRTSNRRRKGRSSEKESKLRKEHQRIIMSIAVRKLIDFVTPEYHLPPLANLENVVNKLVPGMAPKSNSTPKAFTTAGVYFDPIVKEGSVKWLLSRTPYTSTQALPSAKLYWPRTKLSSAPDFNNEDSIDSTSTFRHNGWLKSKMFDGRFWVRLGLNRRPMWQITPYRAEHAKAFRNALSPSGKARLEKLLKHYAPGKIRYALPAIYIVEKKQDPYSTHMTTQLTLVALPTLGIHVPGLERWVKYDVRYKKVDITLLGHQPRRKERNLVKYQPLFGPAHKSRLRLMGKFGPQ, from the exons ATGACTACGGCATCTCGTGTCTTTCATCATGCCCCTCGGCCTATTTCCTCCTCCGAGTTTAAAGATGCCGTCGACGCAGTATGTCGTCCCCGGTTTCCAACCGCCCGCTTTGCCAGGCCACAGCGGATAA TGCTGGCTATTAGTGGTGGTGTAGACTCAATGGCTCTTGCCTTCCTCATGTCCAAGTTTGTTCGTACATACAGAGGCTCCAAAATTGCAGACAACCCTGTTCAAGGTGCTACGGCTGTTGTCATTGACCACAAACTTCGTGACGGAAGTGATCTAGAAGCATTAAACGTGGTCAAAGAACTGCGCAAGCTCGACATGAAAGCCAATGTTGCGCCCCTTGCTTGGAAGGATGAAAAGAGTGCTGGTCTCGATCCCCGTACGCTTCCCAATGTTGAAGGTCTCGCCCGTACCTACCGATATCGCACCCTCGGTCGTATCTGCGCTTATTTTGGGACGAATAGTCTTTTCTTTGCCCATCATCGAGATGATCAATACGAGACGGTACTTATGCGACTACTCGGTGGGCATGGCTATCGAGGTCTTCAGGGTATAAGGGAGGCAAATTCGATACCCGAATGCTACGACTTGCACGGTGTTTACAAGAGCGGTCTTCTCGACGACCAGCTCAAAGCAAACCCAGCACTCAGCTTTCGACCTCCTTCGCGCGAAATGAAGCGACTGAAGAGGGCTTTCCGTCGCGAGTTGGCCCTCGAAACATCTTCTCTCACGGCCGATTTTCCTGGCCTAGTCGACTCATACCCAAGGCCGCCCGAGACCGAAGAGACATCAGACGATGTCCCTTACCTTAAACCTttggaagttgaagatggcgGTGTCATGATATATCGACCTCTTCTAGAATTCGACAAGGATAGGCTTATCGCGACGTGCGAAGCGAACGGGATCTCTTGGGTAGAAGACCAAACGAATAAAGATCCCACATTGACAACAAGGAATGCTATCAGACATCTGGTTCGAAATCATGAGCTGCCCAAGGCTTTACAGAAGCCTGCTATCCTGTCTTTGGCCAAGAGGTGCAAACAGAGAACCAAGTTAGAGGAAGATGAGGCAAAACGTTATCTTGTTCGGGAAGCCGTTGTGAGGGACTTTGACCCAAATGCAGGGACCTTGCTGGTCCAGTTCCCTACACGTCGCACGTCTAATAGACGACGCAAGGGGCGTTCATCTGAAAAAGAGAGCAAGCTGCGCAAGGAGCACCAAAGGATCATTATGAGCATCGCAGTTCGCAAGCTGATTGATTTTGTCACTCCCGAATACCATTTACCGCCTCTTGCGAACCTCGAAAATGTCGTCAACAAGCTCGTTCCCGGTATGGCGCCCAAAAGCAACTCGACCCCAAAAGCATTCACCACAGCTGGTGTGTATTTTGATCCGATTGTAAAGGAGGGGTCCGTCAAATGGCTTCTCTCCAGAACACCCTACACGTCGACTCAGGCTCTTCCTTCAGCAAAACTTTACTGGCCGAGAACGAAACTCTCTTCTGCTCCTGACTTCAACAACGAAGACTCGATCGATAGTACCTCTACATTTCGACATAACGGGTGGTTAAAATCCAAGATGTTCGACGGCCGTTTCTGGGTGCGACTTGGACTCAATAGGCGACCTATGTGGCAGATTACCCCTTACCGTGCGGAACACGCAAAAGCGTTCCGCAATGCTCTATCACCGTCCGGGAAAGCTCGACTTGAAAAGCTGCTCAAGCATTACGCGCCTGGAAAGATCCGTTATGCACTACCAGCCATCTACATTGTTGAAAAAAAACAAGACCCGTACTCAACACATATGACCACACAATTGACGCTAGTCGCACTCCCGACACTTGGAATTCATGTACCTGGCCTTGAGCGATGGGTCAAATACGATGTGAGATATAAGAAAGTTGACATCACGCTTTTGGGACATCAGCCTCGAAGGAAGGAGAGGAATCTGGTCAAGTATCAACCGCTGTTCGGACCAGCGCATAAGAGCAGGCTACGCCTGATGGGCAAATTTGGACCACAGTGA
- a CDS encoding hypothetical protein (BUSCO:21553at5125), producing the protein MVSTLEPPTASSVSRRGPSSIVSRQSQSHSRSKRYNRSHTGGSTNTTHALQNDFPVFGTGDVEIIVRARDTPSDAAPVQNRYLLHRHTLTRSSGFFETSTSNQWSRNRALPAGNELSRIGEDGEIDPVTGSDVSSRSQRGSVHPPRKRWRYELDPRSGPNDIPMLVQRDESSRDNTQSLFGPSSAPPTVSSRDSRSSSRSGRSHSRSVSNSSTSSGFFRSVANLSLSSNHPPPAAELSQADEDLLRDYDNLFRIFYNYPPVLDGVNVADAYVQCKSLLNLADQYDALAVVGPRVDHHMLQFQSRLWKQIAKYPISYLRLGYLARSRVIFQEALIHVVGQWPAGERSLRAALPDIVLDIIEDKVEELEETVGRIEGRLFRLGLTNSRGERVGPSNNYLDWLSISLFRQWLADNTSPQPPPDQRRRTTSRDGGRSVAALPPPSPPLNSVGRAYRQIGSSNPASFLGHDDCKRFLKLTPELYSRENLRRFEKRLDEIKAMAREVVRPLMGSNLELDMGDTSRTPDSITYLTCTTVGNRDLPWVMDDQNTVGLIAN; encoded by the coding sequence ATGGTTTCCACGCTGGAGCCTCCAACCGCCTCCTCCGTCTCCCGTCGCGGCCCCTCGTCGATTGTCTCTCGCCAATCTCAATCACACTCGCGATCCAAGCGCTATAATCGCTCTCACACCGGTGGTAGCACCAACACCACTCATGCTCTTCAAAATGACTTTCCTGTCTTTGGTACTGGCGATGTCGAGATCATAGTCCGCGCGCGCGACACACCCTCCGATGCCGCTCCTGTGCAGAACCGTTACCTGCTTCATCGTCATACTCTTACGCGCTCCAGCGGCTTTTTTGAAACCAGCACATCGAACCAGTGGTCCCGTAATCGTGCACTGCCAGCTGGTAATGAGCTCTCCCGCATCGGTGAGGATGGCGAAATCGATCCCGTTACCGGAAGCGACGTCAGTTCCAGATCGCAACGAGGAAGTGTGCATCCCCCGAGAAAGAGATGGCGATACGAATTAGATCCACGATCTGGACCGAATGATATCCCAATGCTGGTCCAGCGAGACGAATCGTCGCGAGATAATACACAGTCTTTGTTCGGTCCCTCTTCAGCTCCACCTACCGTCAGTTCCAGAGACTCGCGATCTTCAAGCCGCTCCGGACGCTCGCACTCGCGATCAGTGTCCAATTCGTCGACCTCTAGCGGTTTCTTCCGCTCTGTTGCCAATCTCAGTCTCTCCTCCAACCACCCACCACCTGCAGCGGAGCTGTCGCAGGCAGACGAGGACCTTTTGCGCGACTACGACAACCTCTTTCGCATCTTTTACAACTACCCACCCGTCCTCGATGGTGTCAACGTCGCAGATGCCTATGTCCAATGCAAGAGCTTGCTCAACCTCGCCGACCAATACGACGCTCTTGCTGTGGTGGGACCTCGAGTTGATCACCACATGCTGCAGTTCCAGTCACGGCTGTGGAAGCAAATTGCCAAATACCCGATTTCGTATCTGCGCCTCGGGTATCTAGCTCGCAGCCGGGTCATCTTTCAGGAAGCCTTGATTCATGTCGTTGGGCAGTGGCCGGCCGGGGAGCGCAGTCTGCGTGCAGCCCTGCCCGACATTGTCTTGGATATCATTGAGGACAAGGTGGAGGAATTGGAAGAAACCGTCGGTCGCATCGAAGGACGCCTCTTCCGCCTTGGGCTCACCAACAGCCGTGGTGAACGTGTCGGCCCAAGCAACAATTACCTCGACTGGCTGTCCATAAGCTTGTTCCGCCAATGGCTGGCCGACAACACCTCTCCGCAGCCGCCTCCAGATCAGCGACGCAGGACAACCTCCCGTGATGGGGGCCGCAGCGTCGCCGCCTTGCCCCCGCCCTCCCCGCCGTTGAATTCTGTCGGACGTGCATATCGTCAAATTGGCTCCAGCAATCCCGCCTCATTCCTCGGTCACGACGACTGCAAGCGCTTCCTCAAGCTCACTCCAGAGCTCTACAGCCGGGAGAACCTCCGGAGGTTCGAGAAGCGTCTTGACGAGATAAAGGCAATGGCCCGAGAAGTCGTACGACCCCTCATGGGTAGCAACCTCGAGCTTGACATGGGCGACACTTCACGCACACCAGACAGCATCACCTACCTCACCTGCACCACCGTTGGGAACCGAGACTTGCCCTGGGTAATGGATGACCAGAATACGGTTGGACTCATTGCCAACTGA
- a CDS encoding hypothetical protein (BUSCO:2196at5125), producing the protein MRNLRNIRFGQVQRANITAACWDPEKDEVLCVAGPTEESSGIELLRVAGDQDISVSTVATWDAPSPTPDLSADRVVSLQYLSGSATTCLVLEGGDIITVQEDEFSGQDAHIEIVGSIDAGISAARWSPDEELLIVVTKENNVIFMGSSFDPVAEIAMTVEDLNASKHVSVGWGKKETQFQGRGAKAMRDPTIPEKVDEGVPSPQEDGATTISWRGDGAYVAINSVQEGSRRVIRVYSREGELDSASEPVDGFESALSWRPAGNLMAGIQRFSNRIDVVFFERNGLRHGEFTLRSPSGPVEAHEKIRLEWNSDSTVLAVIFKDMVQLWTMGNYHWYLKQEMPIEANSTCLSWHPEKALRFATTSTSNVVVAEHIFYTAKGSCLPPHDNGAVAVIDGETVKLTPFRTVNVPPPMSMFDITASSAVVDVVFGRDNTSFAILHRKGIEIYTWPVKNGRSIKPQVSKKITFDEMASPGYNVLLRIAAVADAFHYFGFEEEKGFVQRSVQATGEGETSVADVNSQEILVATASYQDDSSFAGYGQDNSGKLFHIGDSGNEILPVQFQTQLPWFEISKVDDEIVAFGLSRNGHIYANSRLLAKNCTSFVVTPSHLIFTTNNHLVKFVHLSSNVDELEVPEDDPETDERCRSVERGSRLVTAIPSNMSIVLQMPRGNLETVFPRAMVVAGIRNLIDEKNYARAFSYCRTQRVDMNILYDHQPEQFLANVGLFLDQIPDVAHIDLFLSSLRAEDVTQTMYQDTKRSKSFGIDAIPSDMSPAPRGSAAKVNTVCDALLGALQSRKATNLQNTITAHVCKSPPALDDGLLLVSELMQEDEKIAEKAVEHICFLVDVNRLYENALGLYNLELALLVAQQSQRDPREYLPFIQNLHSLTELRRKFEIDDHLERRVKALGHLQTMDVFDELLAYTTKHSLYHDSLRLYRYDPPRLRELTAAYAAYLESTSAYREAGLAYESLENYAKATSCYRTAGATCWQECLYTAAQQQPPMSSESMADLASNLADALWEAKDYSSAATIHLEYLDSIDMAVSCLCKGYHFADAIRLVVQRNRPDLLTTSVDTGLADALGTTTEFLADCKAQLKAQIPRVAELRRKAIEDPLAFYEGDRAGGMDIPDDVSVAASSRVSTSASLFTRYTGKAGSVGTAGTGVSRATSKNRKREEKKRARGRKGTVYEEEYLVNSIRRLIDRVSAAAPDTERLIFALVRRNMPERARAAEALMVEVSEACTSAVSEVFKSSEPEGEKKNEGEPAWHATGGEAVLQDFVMGQGKKLEPPVVTGVKKLTLLGS; encoded by the exons ATGCGCAACCTTCGAAACATTCGATTCGGTCAAGTCCAGCGTGCCAATATCACGGCTGCTTGCTGGGATCCTGAAAAGGATGAGGTCCTCTGCGTAGCTGGACCTACCGAGGAGAGTAGTGGTATTGAGTTGCTGAGGGTCGCTGGCGATCAGGATAT TTCAGTTAGTACAGTGGCAACTTGGGATGCTCCCAGCCCAACACCAGATCTTTCTGCCGACAGAGTTGTCAGTCTCCAATATCTCAGTGGTTCAGCGACTACATGTCTTGTCCTTGAGGGAGGCGACATCATCACAGTTCAAGAAGATGAGTTCTCAGGCCAAGACGCTCATATCGAGATTGTCGGTTCCATCGATGCTGGTATCTCTGCCGCTCGATGGTCTCCTGACGAGGAGCTGCTTATTGTCGTCACAAAGGAGAACAATGTCATCTTTATGGGATCATCTTTTGACCCCGTTGCAGAAATCGCAATGACAGTCGAGGATCTCAACGCATCTAAGCATGTTTCTGTTGGATGGGGAAAGAAAGAGACGCAGTTCCAAGGACGAGGCGCAAAGGCCATGCGCGATCCTACTATTCCTGAGAAGGTTGACGAAGGTGTACCTAGTCCGCAGGAAGACGGTGCGACAACCATTAGCTGGCGAGGAGACGGTGCCTATGTCGCTATCAACTCTGTACAGGAGGGGTCTCGTCGTGTTATTCGAGTCTACTCTCGAGAAGGCGAACTTGACAGCGCAAGTGAGCCTGTGGATGGTTTCGAGAGCGCTCTGAGTTGGCGACCAGCTGGAAACCTGATGGCTGGTATTCAGCGATTCTCAAACCGTATAGATGTGGTTTTCTTCGAGAGGAACGGCCTGCGACACGGAGAGTTCACACTACGCTCTCCCTCTGGACCAGTGGAAGCTCATGAGAAGATTCGTCTTGAGTGGAACTCGGATTCTACTGTCCTGGCAGTCATCTTCAAGGACATGGTCCAGCTATGGACAATGGGCAACTACCACTGGTATCTCAAGCAAGAGATGCCTATAGAAGCAAACTCTACATGTCTGTCTTGGCATCCTGAGAAGGCCCTACGCTTCGCTACTACATCCACGAGTAACGTCGTTGTGGCCGAGCATATCTTTTACACAGCAAAAGGATCTTGTCTGCCACCCCATGACAACGGCGCTGTTGCGGTCATCGATGGCGAGACGGTCAAGTTGACTCCATTCAGGACAGTCAACGTACCACCTCCTATGTCAATGTTTGACATCACAGCTTCTTCTGCTGTCGTCGACGTTGTCTTTGGTCGTGACAATACCTCTTTTGCTATCCTTCACCGAAAGGGTATCGAAATCTATACTTGGCCTGTCAAGAACGGCAGGTCCATCAAGCCGCAGGTGTCAAAAAAGATCACTTTCGACGAGATGGCCAGTCCGGGTTACAACGTTCTTTTGAGGATCGCCGCTGTTGCTGACGCTTTCCACTACTTCGGctttgaggaagaaaaggggTTCGTCCAACGATCCGTACAGGCTACCGGCGAGGGCGAGACGTCTGTTGCTGATGTCAACTCTCAAGAGATCTTGGTCGCTACAGCCAGTTACCAAGACGATAGCTCTTTCGCAGGTTATGGCCAGGACAACTCAGGAAAGCTGTTCCATATTGGCGACTCTGGTAACGAGATCCTTCCCGTCCAATTCCAGACACAACTTCCCTGGTTTGAGATTAGCAAAGTCGATGATGAGATCGTCGCCTTTGGTCTGTCCAGGAATGGTCACATCTACGCCAACTCTCGCCTCTTGGCAAAGAACTGCACATCATTTGTCGTCACTCCCAGCCATCTCATCTTTACTACCAATAACCACTTGGTCAAGTTTGTTCACTTGTCCTCCAACGTCGACG AGCTTGAAGTTCCTGAAGATGACCCCGAAACCGACGAACGATGCCGCAGCGTAGAGCGAGGATCAAGACTTGTCACTGCCATCCCCTCCAACATGAGTATCGTTCTGCAAATGCCCCGTGGAAACCTCGAGACTGTCTTCCCTAGAGCCATGGTTGTGGCAGGTATCCGTAACCtgattgatgagaagaaCTATGCCCGTGCTTTCTCGTACTGTCGTACTCAGCGTGTGGATATGAACATTCTTTACGATCATCAGCCTGAGCAGTTTTTGGCCAACGTTGGACTTTTCCTCGACCAGATTCCAGATGTGGCTCACATTGATCTCTTCCTATCTTCCCTTCG TGCCGAGGACGTCACTCAGACCATGTACCAAGATACAAAACGATCAAAGTCTTTCGGCATTGATGCTATTCCCTCGGATATGTCTCCTGCCCCACGAGGCTCTGCGGCGAAGGTCAACACCGTCTGCGATGCTCTGCTCGGCGCCCTACAGAGCCGCAAGGCCACCAATCTTCAGAACACTATTACCGCTCACGTGTGCAAGTCGCCTCCTGCTCTCGACGATGGCCTTCTCCTTGTTTCTGAGTTGATGcaagaggatgagaagatCGCCGAGAAGGCTGTTGAGCACATCTGCTTCTTGGTCGATGTCAACCGTCTGTACGAGAACGCCCTGGGTCTTTATAATCTTGAACTGGCCCTCCTTGTCGCTCAGCAATCTCAGCGCGATCCTCGAGAATATTTGCCTTTTATTCAAAACCTACACTCTCTAACAGAGCTCCGCCGAAAGTTCGAAATTGATGATCATCTTGAGCGCCGCGTCAAGGCCCTCGGCCATCTCCAGACCATGGATGTCTTTGATGAACTTCTTGCGTACACCACTAAACACTCTCTCTACCATGATTCTCTACGCCTATACCGCTACGATCCTCCTCGCCTTCGGGAACTGACAGCTGCATATGCCGCCTACCTGGAGTCAACCTCGGCCTACCGTGAGGCTGGTCTCGCCTACGAGTCTCTCGAAAACTACGCCAAGGCAACCAGCTGCTACCGAACCGCCGGCGCTACATGTTGGCAGGAGTGTCTCTACACTGCAGCCCAGCAGCAACCTCCCATGTCTTCTGAGTCCATGGCTGATCTCGCCAGCAACCTTGCAGATGCCCTCTGGGAAGCCAAGGATTACTCTTCTGCGGCTACTATCCACCTCGAGTACCTTGACTCAATTGACATGGCTGTCAGCTGCCTCTGCAAGGGCTACCACTTTGCCGATGCCATTCGTCTTGTGGTCCAGCGCAACCGTCCTGATCTCCTCACCACCAGCGTTGACACCGGCCTTGCTGACGCACTAGGCACTACAACTGAGTTCCTCGCTGACTGCAAGGCTCAGCTCAAGGCCCAAATTCCTCGCGTCGCCGAACTTCGACGTAAGGCTATCGAGGACCCTCTTGCCTTCTATGAAGGAGACCGTGCCGGTGGCATGGACATTCCCGACGATGTCTCTGTCGCTGCATCTTCCCGTGTCAGCACCAGTGCATCACTCTTCACACGATACACAGGAAAGGCAGGCAGTGTGGGCACAGCCGGGACAGGCGTTAGTCGAGCAACAAGTAAGAACCGCAAgcgagaagaaaagaagcgtGCTCGTGGACGCAAGGGAACTGTGTACGAGGAGGAGTATCTCGTCAACAGTATCCGCCGTCTGATTGACCGTGTAAGCGCTGCCGCGCCAGATACCGAGCGTCTCATCTTTGCGCTTGTCCGAAGAAACATGCCCGAGCGAGCACGCGCCGCTGAAGCCCTCATGGTTGAGGTGTCTGAGGCTTGTACCTCTGCTGTGTCTGAGGTGTTCAAGTCGTCTGAACCAGAGggtgagaagaagaacgagGGCGAGCCGGCATGGCACGCTACTGGAGGTGAGGCGGTGTTGCAGGATTTCGTGATGGGACAAGGAAAGAAGTTGGAGCCTCCTGTTGTGACGGGGGTTAAGAAGCTTACGCTATTGGGATCATGA
- a CDS encoding hypothetical protein (BUSCO:43131at5125), protein MDVAYNQHSDRARRKNRSSSNLNHLSLAPLTAKLPLNDDELIADAIASHPQTPIHPIPSYIQGKSAPTTPRLFARSPTAPRSQSSTRTSSTPLAKSKSASHLAASGTRKARSGRATPKRPKDDMSFSMRHRNDSDWLLRTGALMSSEAREFKGQTWLVSRQSSTSLGGMDPDEDAFENELARERELTSRHASRRGSVAPIAEDASPYASRFPSRTHSRSHSLTRPRSLLHSPLELSTAAEGSYFPHQGVNNDLPGPDFVNLDEKLEELEQDASQDDEATVRRLVRKGQTGAGTWFGSVWSLFSVEEDDEDSDEDSDETPRDNQSEIGQSRNCSSRNLAGISTVPEERVPPPKADEGGWKDAAWLLSVATKVMF, encoded by the coding sequence ATGGACGTTGCCTACAACCAACACTCCGATCGCGCTCGTCGCAAGAACCGTTCCTCTTCTAATTTGAACCACCTCTCTCTCGCGCCCTTGACCGCCAAGCTTCCCCTCAACGACGACGAACTCATAGCCGACGCCATTGCATCACATCCTCAGACGCCTATCCACCCAATTCCCTCTTACATCCAGGGCAAGTCGGCCCCCACGACTCCGCGTCTTTTCGCTCGCTCTCCTACGGCACCACGCTCGCAGTCTAGCACTCGAACATCGTCAACACCACTCGCCAAGAGCAAATCCGCATCACACCTCGCCGCTAGCGGAACACGAAAAGCTCGGTCAGGTCGTGCGACGCCCAAACGCCCCAAAGATGATATGAGCTTCAGCATGCGCCATCGCAATGATAGCGATTGGCTATTGCGAACAGGCGCGCTCATGAGCTCCGAAGCTCGTGAATTCAAGGGTCAGACGTGGCTTGTCTCGCGTCAGAGCTcaaccagccttggaggaaTGGACCCTGATGAGGATGCCTTTGAGAATGAGCTTGCCCGTGAACGCGAGCTCACGAGTCGCCATGCCAGCCGACGTGGTAGCGTTGCTCCAATTGCCGAGGATGCATCTCCATACGCTAGCCGCTTTCCCAGCCGCACTCATAGTCGCTCCCATAGCTTGACCCGACCCCGGAGCCTACTTCATTCTCCTCTCGAGCTATCAACAGCTGCAGAAGGGTCTTACTTTCCGCACCAAGGAGTCAACAATGACCTTCCTGGCCCTGACTTTGTTAATCTCGACGAAAAGTTGGAAGAGCTTGAACAAGATGCGTCTCAAGATGATGAGGCCACCGTTAGACGGCTCGTTCGAAAGGGCCAGACAGGCGCAGGCACTTGGTTCGGTAGCGTCTGGTCTCTTTTCTCCgtagaagaagacgatgaggatTCGGACGAAGACAGTGATGAAACACCACGAGACAACCAATCTGAAATCGGCCAGTCTCGTAACTGTTCATCCCGCAATTTGGCAGGCATATCAACAGTTCCAGAAGAACGCGTACCTCCCCCAAAGGCTGATGAAGGTGGTTGGAAGGATGCAGCCTGGCTATTGAGCGTGGCCACGAAAGTGATGTTCTAG